Below is a genomic region from Flexivirga aerilata.
TGCGCACCCGGCTTGTCGGTGTCGGCGACATCGGCGAAAACCACTTCCGCGCCTAGCGATTGGGCGGTGCTGCGCAACTGGTCGCCGTGGTCGCCGACCACCGACGGGTCGGCGAGGACGACGTCGAGATGCAGGTCGGGCGCGTGGGCGGCCAGCACCTCGAGGTGGTCGGAGGCGCTGAAGCCGACGGTTTCGCCGGTGTTCATCACCATGTTGAGGGTGACCAACCGCTTTGCGGTGGTGTGCACGAGCGCGTCGCGCAGGTCCGGCACCAGCAGATGCGGCATGACCGAGGTGAACCACGACCCCGGCCCGAGGATCACCCAGTCGGCGTCGTAGACCGCCTCGACCGCCTCCTGGCAGGCGAGCGGCGGGTCGGGATGCAGGCGTATGCCGAGCACCCGGCCGCGGGTGGTCGCCACCTCCACCTGTCCGACGATGTCGGTCACCTCGTCGGGTGCGTCGGGGTCGGCGCCGAGCACACTGGCCTCGATGCGCAGCGGCTCGGCGGCCATCGGCAGCACCCGCCCGCGGGCGCCGAGCAGCCGGCCGACGAAGTCGAGGCCGGCGATGGGGTCGCCGAGCAGGTCCCACAGCGACGCGATGATCAGGTTGCCCAGGGCGTGTCCGCCGAGCGGCCCCTCGCCGGCGAAGCGGTGCTGCAGCGCGTCGCGCCATTGCAGCCCCCACTCGGAGTTGTCGCAGAGCGCGGCCAGCGCCATACGCAGGTCACCGGGCGGGAGAATGTCGAACTCCTCGCGCAGGCGGCCGCTGGAGCCGCCGTCGTCGGCGACCGTGACGATCGCGGTGATCTTGTCGGTCACCAGTTGCAGCGCCTGCAACGACGCGAACAGGCCGTGACCGCCGCCGAGCGCGGCGACTGCGGGACGCGGACTCATCGCGCGTTCACTCCCGCCCGAGGTCGCGGTGCACCACCAGCGACTTCACCGAGTCGGAGTCGAGCCGGGAGGCCAGCGCCTCCGCCATCGCGACCGAGCGGTGCTTGCCGCCGGTGCAGCCGACCGCGAGGGTGACGTAGCTGCGGCCCTCGCGCAGGTAACCCGCGGTCATCGGTTCGAGCAGCGCGAGGGTGCGGTCGAGGAACTCCTGCGCACCCGGCTGGGCCAGCACGTAGTCGGCGACGACCGCCTCCTGGCCGGTGTGCGGGCGCAGCTGCGGGTTCCAGAACGGGTTGGGCAGGAAGCGCATGTCGAAGACCAGGTCGGCGTCGAGCGGGATGCCGTACTTGAACCCGAACGACATCACCGCGATGCGCAGCGCCGGGCCGTCGTCGCCGCCGACGAACTCGCGCACCTTGGCGCTCAGCTGGTGGACGTTGAGGCCGCTCGTGTCGATGAGTATGTCGGCAGTCGCGCGCAGGTCGCGCAGCGTCTCGCGCTCCTCCTGGATCCCGTCGAGCAGCCGCCCCTCCCCCTGCAACGGATGCGGCCGGCGTACCGACTCGAAGCGCCGCACCAGCGCCTCGTCGGTCGCGTCCATGAAGATG
It encodes:
- the rapZ gene encoding RNase adapter RapZ; translated protein: MTDLDEPSARSAELIVVTGMSGAGRTTAANVLEDGGWYVIDNLPPQLLVSMADLISRDNEEMPQLAAVVDVRSRAFFTDFREGLDHLRDKGWRPTVIFMDATDEALVRRFESVRRPHPLQGEGRLLDGIQEERETLRDLRATADILIDTSGLNVHQLSAKVREFVGGDDGPALRIAVMSFGFKYGIPLDADLVFDMRFLPNPFWNPQLRPHTGQEAVVADYVLAQPGAQEFLDRTLALLEPMTAGYLREGRSYVTLAVGCTGGKHRSVAMAEALASRLDSDSVKSLVVHRDLGRE
- a CDS encoding gluconeogenesis factor YvcK family protein, with amino-acid sequence MSPRPAVAALGGGHGLFASLQALQLVTDKITAIVTVADDGGSSGRLREEFDILPPGDLRMALAALCDNSEWGLQWRDALQHRFAGEGPLGGHALGNLIIASLWDLLGDPIAGLDFVGRLLGARGRVLPMAAEPLRIEASVLGADPDAPDEVTDIVGQVEVATTRGRVLGIRLHPDPPLACQEAVEAVYDADWVILGPGSWFTSVMPHLLVPDLRDALVHTTAKRLVTLNMVMNTGETVGFSASDHLEVLAAHAPDLHLDVVLADPSVVGDHGDQLRSTAQSLGAEVVFADVADTDKPGAHDSLRLAAAYRDVVE